From the genome of Miscanthus floridulus cultivar M001 chromosome 10, ASM1932011v1, whole genome shotgun sequence, one region includes:
- the LOC136485021 gene encoding HVA22-like protein e — protein sequence MESSSKLDDEQWLAYWILYSFITLMEMLLQSLIYWIPVWYELKLLFMAWLVLPNFRGAAFIYNRFVREQVKKHTAIQAAGAGSTSNNNVIISANEDDKILSTSPKEKSKRKLLSMIIPKKLKL from the exons ATGGAGAGCTCGTCCAAGCTCGACGACGAGCAGTGGCTGGCCTACTGGATCCTGTATTCATTCATCACACTCATGGAGATGCTCCTGCAGTCCCTAATCTACTG GATTCCTGTTTGGTATGAGTTGAAGCTGCTGTTCATGGCCTGGCTGGTTCTTCCAAACTTCAGGGGAGCAGCATTCATCTACAACAGGTTTGTGAGGGAGCAGGTGAAAAAGCATACTGCCATACAGGCTGCAGGTGCTGGCAGCACTAGCAACAACAACGTTATTATTAGTGCTAACGAAGATGACAAGATCCTTTCTACTTCTCCAAAAGAGAAGTCCAAGAGGAAGCTACTTTCGATGATCATTCCAAAGAAGCTCAAGCTTTGA
- the LOC136485020 gene encoding HVA22-like protein e, giving the protein MGKLWTILTHLHSLAGPTVMLLYPLYASVQAMESPSKLDDEQWLAYWILYSFITLMEMVLESLIYWIPIWYELKLLFIAWLVLPNFRGAAFIYDKFVREQLRKHGLTTAGSGKKDDGKSSSVSPSSKDKDKPKSNFLAFLTPKKDDEAY; this is encoded by the exons ATGGGCAAGCTGTGGACGATCCTCACCCACCTCCACTCGCTTGCAGG GCCAACGGTGATGCTCCTTTACCCCCTGTACGCGTCGGTGCAGGCGATGGAGAGCCCGTCCAAGCTGGACGACGAGCAGTGGCTGGCCTACTGGATCCTCTACTCCTTCATCACGCTCATGGAGATGGTCCTCGAGTCCCTCATCTACTG GATCCCGATTTGGTACGAGCTGAAGCTGCTGTTCATCGCGTGGCTGGTGCTCCCCAACTTCAGGGGCGCCGCGTTCATCTACGACAAGTTCGTGCGGGAGCAGCTCCGGAAGCACGGCCTCACCACCGCCGGCTCCGGCAAGAAGGACGACGGCAAGTCGTCGTCGGTGTCGCCGTCGTCCAAGGACAAGGACAAGCCCAAGAGCAATTTCCTCGCTTTCCTCACACCCAAGAAG GATGATGAAgcttactga